The following are encoded together in the Pseudomonadota bacterium genome:
- a CDS encoding DNA methylase, translating into MTTTLWDFPSQHYGGAMQGDKDYAGATPSYIVWNLLTRYTREGDLIVDPMAGSGTVVDVARELGRRALGYDLAPVRKEIFRADARKVPLEDEKADFVFIDPPYSDHIEYSKDPHCIGKLSAFEPAYFKEMRKVIAECDRILRPGRCMALYVSDTFQKKRGFVPIGFRLFDLLCEKFRPLDVVAVTRHNRKLARGRWHSEALKGNYFLRGFNYLFIMKKDQARRSR; encoded by the coding sequence ATGACCACGACGCTGTGGGACTTTCCCTCCCAGCACTACGGCGGGGCGATGCAGGGCGACAAGGACTATGCGGGCGCAACTCCCTCCTACATCGTCTGGAACCTGCTCACGCGATACACGCGCGAGGGCGACCTGATCGTCGACCCCATGGCCGGCTCCGGCACCGTCGTGGACGTGGCGCGCGAGCTCGGCAGGCGCGCGCTCGGATACGACCTCGCCCCTGTGAGGAAGGAGATCTTCAGAGCCGATGCGCGAAAGGTCCCGCTCGAGGACGAGAAGGCCGACTTCGTGTTCATCGATCCACCGTACTCGGACCACATCGAGTATTCCAAGGACCCGCACTGCATCGGAAAGCTCTCGGCGTTCGAGCCCGCGTACTTCAAGGAGATGCGAAAGGTGATAGCGGAGTGCGACCGGATCCTCCGCCCCGGCCGCTGCATGGCGCTGTATGTCTCGGACACCTTTCAGAAGAAGAGGGGATTCGTGCCGATAGGATTTCGGCTCTTCGATTTGCTCTGCGAGAAGTTCCGGCCGCTCGACGTCGTGGCGGTCACCCGGCACAACCGCAAGCTCGCGCGCGGCCGGTGGCACTCCGAGGCCCTCAAGGGCAACTACTTCCTGCGCGGCTTCAACTATCTCTTTATAATGAAGAAGGACCAGGCGCGCCGGTCCCGCTAA